One stretch of Actinacidiphila sp. DG2A-62 DNA includes these proteins:
- a CDS encoding ABC transporter permease, which produces MSAYFDIPSDLQHSYLGLIGVHLKEALLPVLIGLGIALPLGQLCARFKWLYPPVLWVTTILYAIPSLAFFVILIDYTGATETTVMIPLTVYSLVLLVPAIVDGTRAVPQETIAAATAMGFGPIRRYLQVELPIAVPAIIAGLRLAVVSSISLVSVGTLIGNQGALGNLLADGQYYHRDPLIVTSVVTTALLAIAMDGLLVLVQVLLTPWAPRGRRGARRTRAAQSEPAVAAAAAGSPEAVKDLEGAAR; this is translated from the coding sequence CTCCAGCACTCGTATCTCGGCCTGATCGGCGTGCACCTGAAGGAGGCGCTGCTGCCGGTGCTGATCGGCCTGGGCATCGCGCTGCCGCTCGGCCAGCTGTGCGCCCGCTTCAAGTGGCTCTACCCGCCGGTGCTCTGGGTCACCACGATCCTCTACGCCATACCGTCGCTGGCCTTCTTCGTGATCCTCATCGACTACACCGGCGCCACCGAGACCACCGTGATGATCCCGCTGACCGTCTACAGCCTGGTGCTGCTCGTCCCGGCCATCGTCGACGGCACCCGCGCGGTGCCGCAGGAGACCATCGCCGCCGCCACCGCGATGGGCTTCGGCCCGATCCGCAGATACCTCCAGGTCGAACTGCCCATCGCCGTCCCGGCGATCATCGCGGGGCTGCGGCTCGCCGTGGTCTCCAGCATCAGCCTGGTCAGCGTCGGCACCCTGATCGGCAACCAGGGCGCGCTGGGCAACCTGCTCGCCGACGGGCAGTACTACCACCGCGACCCGCTCATCGTGACCTCCGTCGTCACCACCGCGCTGCTGGCCATCGCCATGGACGGCCTGCTGGTGCTGGTGCAGGTGCTGCTCACCCCCTGGGCGCCGCGCGGCCGGCGCGGGGCCCGCAGGACCCGGGCCGCGCAGAGCGAACCGGCCGTCGCGGCCGCCGCCGCGGGCAGCCCCGAAGCCGTCAAGGACCTGGAGGGCGCGGCCCGATGA
- a CDS encoding ABC transporter permease encodes MSVLNFISDFFSTGANWHGSGGIPHRLLEHVEYSGMALGISAAIGLPIGLATGHTGRGGYVLAVFSTAARALPSFGLLVLMTVWLHQIGTTPAMIPLVALAVAPILVTTHEAVKNVDPAPVDAARGMGMGPLAVLFQVELPVALPLILSGLRSAAIQVVSTATIAAYISLGGLGRYIIDGLAQRVYTKVVGGATLVAALALVTIGLFWLVERFVVSPGVRRSR; translated from the coding sequence ATGAGCGTGCTGAACTTCATCAGCGACTTCTTCTCCACCGGCGCCAACTGGCACGGCAGCGGCGGCATCCCGCACCGCCTGCTGGAGCACGTCGAGTACAGCGGGATGGCGCTCGGCATCTCCGCGGCCATCGGGCTGCCGATCGGCCTGGCCACCGGCCACACCGGGCGCGGCGGCTACGTGCTGGCGGTGTTCTCCACCGCGGCCCGCGCGCTGCCCAGCTTCGGCCTGCTGGTGCTGATGACCGTGTGGCTGCACCAGATCGGCACCACACCGGCGATGATCCCGCTGGTGGCGCTGGCCGTCGCGCCGATCCTGGTGACCACCCACGAGGCGGTCAAGAACGTCGACCCGGCGCCGGTCGACGCGGCCCGCGGCATGGGCATGGGCCCGCTCGCGGTGCTCTTCCAGGTGGAACTTCCGGTCGCGCTGCCGCTGATCCTCAGCGGACTGCGCTCGGCGGCGATCCAGGTGGTCTCCACGGCCACCATCGCCGCGTACATCAGCCTCGGCGGGCTGGGCCGCTACATCATCGACGGACTGGCCCAGCGCGTGTACACCAAGGTGGTGGGCGGCGCGACGCTCGTCGCGGCCCTCGCGCTGGTCACCATCGGGCTGTTCTGGCTGGTCGAGCGGTTCGTGGTGTCACCGGGCGTGCGCCGCAGCCGCTGA
- a CDS encoding GTP-binding protein: protein MVIAGGFGVGKTTTVGSISEIEPLTTEAAITTVAAGVDDLSHTPRKTTTTVAMDFGCITIDPTLKLYLFGTPGQERFGFMWDDLVQGALGGLVIVDTRRLDDCYAAVDYFEHRQIPFAVAVNAFDGRIEHDLEEIRWALDVTDGVPVIAFDARERGSVRDALLVVLELALARAER from the coding sequence ATGGTGATCGCGGGCGGCTTCGGCGTGGGCAAGACCACGACCGTCGGCTCGATCTCGGAGATCGAGCCGCTGACCACCGAGGCCGCGATCACCACGGTCGCGGCGGGCGTGGACGACCTGTCGCACACGCCGCGCAAGACGACCACCACGGTTGCGATGGACTTCGGCTGCATCACCATCGACCCGACGCTGAAGCTCTACCTGTTCGGCACCCCCGGCCAGGAGCGGTTCGGCTTCATGTGGGACGACCTGGTGCAGGGCGCGCTCGGCGGCCTGGTGATCGTGGACACCCGGCGGCTGGACGACTGCTACGCCGCGGTGGACTACTTCGAGCACCGGCAGATCCCGTTCGCGGTGGCGGTGAACGCCTTCGACGGGCGGATCGAGCACGACCTGGAGGAGATCCGCTGGGCGCTGGACGTCACCGACGGCGTGCCGGTGATCGCCTTCGACGCGCGCGAACGCGGCTCGGTCCGCGACGCGCTGCTGGTGGTGCTGGAGCTGGCGCTGGCCCGCGCGGAGCGCTGA
- a CDS encoding DUF742 domain-containing protein: MSEGADQIGRASAVRPFLVTAGRVAGAGDTVPGSGPPMPVETQVVATATGLAALDGPPGPAGLVFERHDIVAAARRPQSLAEIAARLRLHLNVVRVLAEDLRAGGHLSVYVPSADTAQDVSVLRRVIDGLRTIPDSRGNTP; encoded by the coding sequence GTGAGCGAGGGGGCAGACCAGATCGGCCGGGCCTCCGCCGTCCGGCCGTTCCTGGTCACCGCCGGCCGGGTCGCGGGCGCCGGCGACACCGTGCCGGGCTCCGGCCCGCCGATGCCGGTCGAGACCCAGGTGGTCGCGACCGCCACGGGGCTCGCCGCGCTCGACGGCCCGCCCGGTCCGGCCGGGCTGGTCTTCGAGCGGCACGACATCGTGGCCGCCGCCCGCAGACCGCAGTCGCTCGCCGAGATCGCCGCGCGGCTGCGGCTGCATCTGAACGTGGTCCGGGTGCTCGCCGAGGACCTGCGGGCCGGCGGTCACCTCTCGGTGTACGTGCCCAGTGCCGACACCGCCCAGGACGTCTCCGTACTGCGAAGGGTTATCGATGGTCTGCGCACCATCCCCGATTCCCGGGGGAACACACCGTGA
- a CDS encoding roadblock/LC7 domain-containing protein, translated as MTTPTGGSPAGPADAVAGSEDLRAAAADFTWLLNRFATETAGVVDAIAVSSDGLLIAVSELRDAADSERLAAIVSGITSLAAGVAGNYRLGGLNKVIIDLEEGHVLVSAIGAGAVLGVVASKEAKLGNIAYEMTLFANRAGAALSPQLVLELKNSVGAPSPTW; from the coding sequence GTGACGACGCCGACAGGTGGTTCTCCGGCCGGGCCGGCCGACGCGGTGGCCGGGAGCGAGGACCTGCGGGCCGCCGCAGCGGACTTCACCTGGCTGCTGAACCGCTTCGCCACCGAGACCGCGGGGGTCGTGGACGCCATCGCGGTCTCCTCCGACGGTCTGCTGATCGCCGTGTCGGAGCTGCGCGACGCGGCCGACTCCGAGCGGCTGGCGGCCATCGTCTCGGGCATCACCAGCCTGGCCGCCGGTGTGGCGGGCAACTACCGGCTGGGCGGCCTGAACAAGGTGATCATCGATCTGGAGGAGGGCCACGTGCTGGTCTCCGCGATCGGCGCGGGCGCGGTGCTCGGCGTGGTCGCCTCCAAGGAGGCCAAGCTGGGCAACATCGCGTACGAGATGACGCTGTTCGCCAACCGCGCGGGCGCGGCCCTGAGCCCGCAGTTGGTGCTGGAGCTGAAGAACAGCGTCGGCGCCCCCTCGCCGACCTGGTGA
- a CDS encoding ATP-binding protein produces the protein MSVHEVDAPARPERVSPTADGDREPTQSAPDEGPRGAFADRWPFRRKLNILVGVPLVVVGLLLAYVISGLVDQARDAADAASLVRDSREVAQLVDRVETEHQQALLVSVRYESTTAGSAAKRPSLADFRAAQSAVDAQVTQVRRTFGSRLPAAEAQILREINGLTSLRDTIEQSYLPADNIDPTYIGLVDGLIDGLGLDNGDSLSSTRTGALLDSLLRADAAHSAFETSVFSAQTADANALIEFNNAVGYQQLYTAQAGRFGRVASDAQRTQLNGVERGAAWNAINMQYAGLQIDPSSLETSDPAKVRSALVRALDAYPGYQRQAQNRLAITGDLIGQIASRAQRASDAAWWRAAWLLGGTVLAFALWLGFSVAVRRSVIRPVQALTGAATEVAEVAGRELARVADDDAPDNGPPRLREVPVTARDEIGDLADAFNRVQGSAAALLERQVLSRRNVAEMFGNVGRRVSNLTARQLALIDAVERSETDPELLDRLYRIDHLAVRLQRNADSLMLLAGIREAGLDAEPTALTNVVRAALGQIEGYQRVTLSAEADVTLAPDIVADLTLMLAELLENAVAFSPAHSAVEVSVREGADGALISIADHGLGMSADRLAEENARLVRRERLDLVPTKVLGLFVVGSLARRWGIQVTLLRTPGGGVTSRVVIPPTLLLLMSPFADASAPVTPPTFPSEPSGPAPSRPERRALPPAAGAPAPLPRRTRTAPQPSEQPAPPVEQPVRQPAPPSRPAQPPQPVRQQRPVPPPEPVRPNRPEPSWAARSADEPQHHPQQTQQTPYAAPSQPAHAAEYAPYTDQAAYSDQATYPRHSAYPRQQPATDTPTAPAPQPSWSYGSARSAEQDAYDRPDPHGQYPPPAQTGWSAPSYDQGAPYDQGAPYDQGAGYDDGRDTRYDSSAPYDAGGSTPYGGGTRYDQPASYDRRTAYDQAAPAPYAQPQPQPQPQPQTQPRPTPYAHPHQQTHQQAQQQTQQTQAASPEPRPAGAGEGPRPLRRRVRGATLRTTFGTSASAAPTTPRIVDADEVRSELDEFEAAIARANRDAAADAAAAPPYREPAPGGSRHHDHDNALQEGAEQ, from the coding sequence GTGTCCGTGCACGAGGTGGACGCGCCCGCACGCCCCGAACGCGTGTCACCCACAGCGGACGGTGACCGGGAGCCCACGCAGAGCGCTCCCGACGAGGGGCCGCGGGGTGCCTTCGCCGACCGCTGGCCCTTCCGCCGCAAGCTCAACATCCTGGTCGGGGTGCCCCTCGTGGTGGTGGGCCTGCTGCTCGCCTATGTGATCTCGGGGCTGGTCGACCAGGCCCGGGACGCGGCGGACGCGGCCTCCCTGGTCCGCGACAGCCGCGAGGTCGCCCAGCTGGTGGACCGGGTCGAGACCGAGCACCAGCAGGCCCTGCTGGTGTCGGTGCGCTACGAGTCGACCACCGCGGGATCGGCCGCCAAGCGGCCGTCACTGGCCGACTTCCGCGCGGCGCAGTCCGCGGTGGACGCCCAGGTGACGCAGGTGCGCAGGACGTTCGGCTCACGGCTGCCGGCCGCCGAGGCGCAGATCCTGCGCGAGATCAACGGCCTGACCAGCCTGCGCGACACCATCGAGCAGAGCTACCTGCCGGCCGACAACATCGACCCCACCTACATCGGGCTGGTCGACGGGTTGATCGACGGGCTCGGACTGGACAACGGCGACTCGCTCTCCTCGACCAGGACCGGCGCCCTGCTGGACTCGCTGCTGCGCGCGGACGCGGCCCACAGCGCCTTCGAGACCAGCGTGTTCTCCGCGCAGACCGCCGACGCCAACGCGCTGATCGAGTTCAACAACGCGGTCGGCTACCAGCAGCTCTACACCGCCCAGGCCGGCCGGTTCGGCCGGGTCGCCTCCGACGCGCAGCGCACCCAGCTCAACGGCGTCGAGCGCGGCGCGGCCTGGAACGCGATCAACATGCAGTACGCCGGCCTGCAGATCGACCCCAGTTCGCTGGAGACCAGCGACCCGGCCAAGGTCAGGTCCGCGCTGGTGAGGGCGCTGGACGCCTACCCCGGCTACCAGCGGCAGGCGCAGAACCGGCTGGCCATCACCGGCGACCTGATCGGCCAGATCGCCTCCCGCGCGCAGCGCGCCTCGGACGCCGCGTGGTGGCGGGCGGCCTGGCTGCTGGGCGGCACCGTGCTGGCGTTCGCGCTGTGGCTGGGCTTCTCGGTGGCGGTGCGCCGCTCGGTGATCCGCCCGGTGCAGGCGCTGACCGGGGCGGCGACCGAGGTGGCCGAGGTCGCGGGCCGGGAACTGGCGCGGGTCGCCGACGACGACGCGCCGGACAACGGCCCGCCGCGGCTGCGCGAGGTGCCGGTGACCGCGCGCGACGAGATCGGCGACCTGGCCGACGCGTTCAACCGGGTGCAGGGCAGCGCCGCGGCGCTGCTGGAGCGGCAGGTGCTCAGCCGGCGCAACGTGGCCGAGATGTTCGGCAACGTGGGACGCCGGGTCAGCAACCTCACCGCCCGCCAGCTCGCCCTGATCGACGCGGTGGAGCGCAGCGAGACCGACCCGGAGCTGCTGGACCGGCTGTACCGGATCGACCACCTCGCGGTCCGGCTGCAGCGCAACGCCGACAGCCTGATGCTGCTGGCCGGCATCCGCGAGGCGGGCCTGGACGCCGAGCCGACCGCGCTGACCAACGTGGTGCGCGCCGCGCTCGGCCAGATCGAGGGCTACCAGCGGGTCACGCTGAGCGCCGAGGCGGACGTGACGCTCGCCCCCGACATCGTCGCCGACCTGACCCTGATGCTCGCCGAACTGCTGGAGAACGCTGTGGCGTTCTCACCCGCGCACAGCGCCGTCGAGGTGTCGGTGCGCGAGGGCGCGGACGGCGCGCTGATCTCGATCGCCGACCACGGCCTGGGCATGAGCGCCGACCGGCTGGCCGAGGAGAACGCGCGGCTGGTGCGGCGCGAGCGGCTCGACCTGGTGCCGACGAAGGTGCTCGGCCTGTTCGTGGTGGGCAGCCTGGCCCGGCGCTGGGGCATCCAGGTGACGCTGCTGCGCACCCCGGGCGGCGGCGTGACCAGCCGCGTGGTGATCCCGCCGACGCTGCTGCTGCTCATGAGCCCGTTCGCCGACGCCTCCGCGCCGGTCACGCCGCCGACCTTCCCGAGCGAGCCGTCGGGCCCCGCGCCCAGCAGGCCGGAGCGCCGCGCGCTGCCCCCGGCGGCCGGCGCGCCCGCCCCGCTCCCCCGCCGCACCCGCACCGCGCCGCAGCCCTCCGAGCAGCCGGCCCCACCCGTCGAGCAACCGGTCCGGCAGCCCGCACCGCCGTCCCGGCCCGCGCAGCCCCCGCAGCCCGTGCGGCAGCAGCGGCCCGTGCCGCCCCCGGAGCCGGTGCGCCCGAACCGGCCCGAGCCGTCCTGGGCCGCGCGGTCCGCGGACGAGCCGCAGCACCACCCGCAGCAGACGCAGCAGACGCCGTACGCGGCGCCGTCCCAGCCCGCGCATGCCGCCGAGTACGCGCCGTATACGGACCAGGCCGCGTACTCGGACCAGGCGACGTACCCGCGGCACTCGGCGTACCCGCGGCAGCAACCGGCGACCGACACGCCGACCGCCCCCGCGCCGCAGCCCTCGTGGTCGTACGGGTCCGCCCGGTCCGCCGAGCAGGACGCGTACGACCGGCCCGACCCCCACGGCCAGTACCCGCCGCCCGCGCAAACCGGCTGGTCCGCGCCGTCGTACGACCAAGGCGCGCCGTACGACCAGGGCGCGCCGTACGACCAGGGCGCCGGGTACGACGACGGCCGGGACACGCGGTACGACTCCTCCGCGCCGTACGACGCCGGCGGGAGCACGCCCTACGGCGGCGGCACGCGGTACGACCAGCCCGCGTCGTACGACCGGCGGACCGCGTACGACCAGGCCGCGCCCGCGCCGTACGCGCAGCCGCAGCCCCAACCGCAGCCCCAACCGCAGACCCAGCCCCGGCCCACGCCGTACGCGCACCCCCACCAGCAGACCCACCAGCAGGCCCAGCAGCAGACCCAGCAGACCCAGGCCGCGTCCCCCGAGCCGCGGCCGGCGGGCGCCGGCGAGGGGCCGCGGCCGCTGCGGCGGCGGGTGCGCGGGGCGACGCTGCGGACGACGTTCGGCACCAGCGCCTCCGCCGCGCCGACCACCCCGCGGATCGTCGACGCCGACGAAGTACGGTCTGAGCTGGACGAGTTCGAGGCGGCGATCGCCCGCGCCAACCGCGACGCCGCGGCTGACGCGGCCGCCGCGCCCCCCTACCGCGAGCCCGCCCCCGGCGGGTCCCGGCACCACGACCACGACAACGCGCTTCAGGAAGGAGCGGAACAGTGA
- a CDS encoding ABC transporter substrate-binding protein: MRSRQKSTWSQPRNRRFAVVAVVAATAAPLLAGCGGSDKKDPLSDSGSGSKPSGDTVVVGSNNFAESTLIADIYGEALKAKGIKVSYKPNIGTRETSYGLLKNGSITVLPEYNGALLAYLDPKAVPNSAAATDAAVTAKLDPKLTLLKDAPAEDKDSLTVNAATAAKYHLTADSTIADLAKHGSEIAIGGSPEFQTRQQGLVGLKSEYGLTPKSFKALDAGGTLTEAALKNNNVQAADIFTTDVTIAQEKFVVLKDPKNLFGFENVVPLVYKSGLSQPGVDALNAVSAKLTTEALLDLDAEVQSDKKDPLDVATTWLKSVGLV; encoded by the coding sequence GTGAGATCACGACAGAAGAGCACCTGGTCACAGCCGCGGAACCGCCGATTCGCCGTGGTGGCGGTCGTCGCCGCCACCGCCGCTCCGCTGCTCGCCGGCTGCGGCGGCTCCGACAAGAAGGACCCGCTGTCCGACAGCGGGTCCGGCAGCAAGCCGAGCGGCGACACGGTCGTGGTCGGCTCGAACAACTTCGCCGAGAGCACGCTGATCGCCGACATCTACGGCGAGGCGCTCAAGGCCAAGGGCATCAAGGTCAGCTACAAGCCGAACATCGGCACCCGCGAGACCTCGTACGGCCTGCTCAAGAACGGTTCGATCACGGTGCTGCCGGAGTACAACGGCGCGCTGCTGGCCTACCTGGACCCCAAGGCCGTGCCCAACTCGGCCGCCGCCACCGACGCGGCGGTCACCGCGAAGCTCGACCCGAAGCTGACGCTGCTCAAGGACGCCCCGGCGGAGGACAAGGACTCCCTGACGGTCAACGCGGCGACCGCCGCGAAGTACCACCTGACCGCGGACTCCACCATCGCCGACCTGGCCAAGCACGGCTCCGAGATCGCCATCGGCGGCTCGCCGGAGTTCCAGACCCGGCAGCAGGGCCTGGTCGGCCTGAAGTCCGAGTACGGCCTGACGCCCAAGTCCTTCAAGGCGCTCGACGCCGGCGGCACCCTCACCGAGGCCGCGCTGAAGAACAACAACGTGCAGGCCGCGGACATCTTCACCACCGACGTGACCATCGCGCAGGAGAAGTTCGTGGTCCTGAAGGACCCGAAGAACCTCTTCGGCTTCGAGAACGTCGTGCCGCTGGTCTACAAGTCCGGCCTGTCGCAGCCCGGCGTCGACGCCCTCAACGCGGTGTCCGCCAAGCTCACCACCGAGGCGCTGCTCGACCTCGACGCCGAGGTGCAGAGCGACAAGAAGGACCCGCTGGACGTCGCCACCACCTGGCTGAAGTCCGTCGGCCTGGTCTGA
- a CDS encoding aromatic amino acid ammonia-lyase, which produces MGSYVVLDGTGLDAESVAAIADREAEPTVLPEAFARAERSWHTARRVAEAGRLYGRHTGVGANRGVPVDPADQAGQDLRLLRSHAGGIGAPLPARQIRAMLAVRANQVLAGGSGIQPAVVTALVEALRLGVHPAVREYGAVGTGDLTALACTGLALIGEEPWVRGEGAGPVAGEEPHAGAASAAGASAAGAASAPEAASAAGAAASVPGASFAGAASAQGEAEPARIVLGQGDALSLMSSNALTLGQAALACHDLGVLLQATHAVAALSLAAVGGSPEAYAAPVHELRPYPGARRAAAEVRRLLALPDIPTTTGRRIQDPYGFRAFPQVHGQATEAAAALARILAVEVNCASENPLISEDGGADGGPAAYHHGGFFAAPLGLALDQLSLTVLQTAQLSVARLTHLSEPEMTGLRAFLATGPATSSGIMVLEYSASSALAEIRASAAAPASAGHAVLSRGTEEAASFASQAARQALRTVDAYRQLLACELVAAVRALRMRTEPLPEAPVFAVLGAGMSAALPLSTEDRSLSGDVHAAAGLLRTLAEL; this is translated from the coding sequence GTGGGGTCGTACGTCGTCCTCGACGGGACCGGACTCGACGCCGAGTCCGTCGCCGCGATCGCCGATCGCGAGGCCGAACCCACCGTGCTCCCCGAGGCGTTCGCGCGGGCCGAGCGCTCCTGGCACACCGCCCGCAGGGTCGCCGAGGCCGGCCGCCTCTACGGCCGGCACACCGGCGTCGGCGCCAACCGCGGGGTGCCGGTCGACCCCGCCGACCAGGCCGGGCAGGACCTGCGGCTGCTGCGCAGCCACGCCGGCGGCATCGGCGCGCCGTTGCCGGCCCGGCAGATCCGGGCGATGCTCGCGGTGCGCGCCAACCAGGTGCTGGCCGGCGGCTCCGGCATCCAGCCGGCCGTGGTCACCGCGCTGGTCGAGGCGCTGCGCCTCGGCGTCCACCCCGCGGTGCGCGAGTACGGCGCGGTGGGCACCGGCGATCTGACCGCGCTGGCGTGCACGGGGCTGGCGCTGATCGGCGAGGAGCCGTGGGTGCGCGGCGAGGGGGCGGGGCCGGTCGCGGGAGAGGAGCCGCACGCGGGGGCGGCTTCCGCGGCGGGGGCTTCCGCGGCCGGGGCGGCTTCGGCGCCGGAAGCGGCTTCGGCGGCCGGGGCGGCGGCTTCCGTGCCGGGGGCGTCCTTCGCGGGGGCGGCCTCGGCGCAGGGGGAGGCGGAGCCGGCGCGGATCGTGCTCGGGCAGGGCGACGCGCTGTCCCTGATGAGCAGCAACGCCCTCACCCTCGGCCAGGCCGCGCTGGCCTGCCACGACCTCGGCGTGCTGCTCCAGGCCACGCACGCCGTCGCCGCGCTGTCGCTGGCCGCGGTGGGCGGGTCGCCCGAGGCGTACGCCGCGCCCGTGCACGAACTGCGTCCGTATCCCGGCGCGCGGCGGGCCGCCGCCGAGGTGCGCCGGCTGCTCGCCCTGCCGGACATCCCCACCACCACCGGGCGCCGCATCCAGGACCCGTACGGCTTCCGCGCCTTCCCCCAGGTGCACGGGCAGGCCACCGAGGCCGCCGCGGCGCTCGCCCGCATCCTGGCCGTGGAGGTCAACTGCGCCTCGGAGAACCCGCTGATCAGCGAGGACGGCGGCGCGGACGGCGGCCCGGCCGCCTACCACCACGGCGGCTTCTTCGCCGCGCCGCTGGGCCTCGCCCTCGACCAGCTCTCGCTGACCGTGCTGCAGACCGCGCAGCTGTCGGTGGCCCGGCTGACCCACCTGAGCGAGCCGGAGATGACCGGCCTGCGCGCCTTCCTCGCCACCGGTCCCGCGACCAGCTCCGGGATCATGGTGCTGGAGTACAGCGCGAGTTCGGCGCTCGCCGAGATCCGCGCGTCGGCCGCGGCCCCCGCGTCCGCCGGCCACGCGGTGCTCTCCCGCGGCACCGAGGAGGCCGCGAGCTTCGCCTCCCAGGCGGCCCGTCAGGCGCTGCGCACCGTCGACGCCTACCGGCAACTGCTCGCCTGCGAACTCGTCGCGGCCGTACGGGCGTTGCGGATGCGCACCGAACCGCTGCCGGAGGCCCCGGTGTTCGCGGTGCTGGGCGCCGGGATGAGCGCGGCGCTGCCGCTGTCCACCGAGGACCGCTCGCTCAGCGGCGACGTGCACGCGGCGGCCGGACTGCTGCGGACGCTCGCGGAGTTGTGA
- a CDS encoding AfsR/SARP family transcriptional regulator — protein MSCSITTFGELSVRAEGGAEPLDLGGPKPRLLLALQVSRANSALRAEELIDALWEGRPPRTARKNLQVYVSRLRRLLGDRLVHAHGGYLLRLGAQDCDLVRFEQMVREGRRRSREGDPQAAMELLDAAVELWTGRPLGEFGDVPVLTPAVDRLQELFLAALEEWADLEAARGGHHRVLDRLQDHVLAHPLRERLAAAWMRSLAGVGREGEALTHFETVRRALSRELGVTPGPALTAVHRRLLARDTADPRRPGPGNQLPRDLPDFVGRAAEVHRVLAHFGAAPGSPGGGGPSPATGAGRAEDLRIGDARPGSRGDAEGRVLVVSGPVGVGKSAFAVHVAHLLSSAYPDGQVMVELGGRPLGVVLRRLLDTVGLPGERSVAQALARWRSWVSGRRLLLVLDDAVSGQVVRELLPGCGGSGTIVTSRYRLSGLEAVARVGLPPLTEAEGVELFGGIVGFGRVMTDPAAARAIVGCCEGLPIAVRIAGAKLDALRHVRLADFAARLCAAPSLLNEMTAGELVLRDRYEAFWRDLTDAQRSAYRAVVALPPPYRHEQVADQAEELLECCLLTPPDGEVSAHVVVYGMSGFAHAFGRGLLGEDGAGSA, from the coding sequence ATGAGCTGCTCGATCACGACGTTCGGGGAGTTGTCGGTGCGGGCCGAGGGGGGCGCGGAACCGCTGGACCTCGGCGGCCCCAAACCGCGGCTGCTGCTGGCGCTGCAGGTGAGCCGTGCCAACTCGGCGTTGCGCGCGGAGGAGTTGATCGACGCGCTGTGGGAGGGCCGGCCGCCGCGCACCGCGCGCAAGAACCTCCAGGTGTACGTGTCGCGGCTGCGCCGGCTGCTCGGGGACCGGTTGGTGCACGCCCACGGCGGCTATCTGCTGCGCCTGGGCGCGCAGGACTGCGATCTGGTGCGGTTCGAGCAGATGGTCCGCGAGGGGCGCCGCCGCTCGCGCGAGGGCGACCCCCAGGCGGCGATGGAACTCCTGGACGCGGCAGTGGAGTTGTGGACCGGCCGGCCGCTCGGCGAGTTCGGCGACGTGCCGGTGCTGACGCCCGCCGTGGACCGGCTGCAGGAGCTGTTCCTGGCCGCGCTGGAGGAGTGGGCCGATCTGGAGGCCGCGCGCGGCGGCCACCACCGGGTGCTGGACCGGCTGCAGGACCACGTACTGGCGCATCCGTTGCGGGAGCGGCTGGCCGCGGCGTGGATGCGGTCGCTCGCCGGGGTCGGCCGGGAGGGCGAGGCGCTGACCCACTTCGAGACCGTGCGCCGGGCTCTGTCGCGGGAGTTGGGCGTCACGCCGGGTCCTGCGCTGACGGCCGTTCACCGCCGGCTGCTCGCCCGGGACACCGCGGACCCGCGCCGACCGGGACCCGGCAACCAACTCCCCCGCGACCTGCCGGACTTCGTGGGCCGGGCCGCCGAAGTCCACCGGGTGCTGGCGCATTTCGGGGCGGCGCCGGGCTCACCGGGCGGGGGCGGGCCGTCCCCGGCGACGGGTGCGGGGCGCGCGGAGGACCTGCGGATCGGCGACGCGCGGCCGGGCTCCCGCGGTGACGCCGAGGGCCGGGTGCTGGTCGTCTCCGGCCCGGTCGGCGTCGGCAAGTCCGCCTTCGCCGTGCACGTCGCCCACCTGCTGTCCTCCGCGTACCCGGACGGGCAGGTCATGGTGGAGCTGGGCGGCCGTCCGCTGGGCGTGGTGCTGCGTCGCCTGCTGGACACCGTGGGCCTGCCCGGCGAGCGCAGCGTCGCGCAGGCGCTGGCCCGCTGGCGGTCGTGGGTGTCGGGGCGGCGGCTGCTGCTGGTCCTGGACGACGCGGTGTCCGGCCAGGTGGTGCGGGAGCTGCTGCCCGGCTGCGGCGGCAGCGGCACCATCGTGACCAGCCGCTACCGGCTCAGCGGCCTGGAGGCGGTGGCACGCGTCGGGCTGCCGCCGCTCACCGAGGCCGAGGGCGTCGAACTGTTCGGCGGCATCGTCGGGTTCGGCCGCGTGATGACCGACCCCGCGGCGGCCCGCGCGATCGTCGGCTGCTGCGAGGGGCTGCCGATCGCGGTACGCATCGCGGGCGCCAAGCTCGACGCGCTGCGGCACGTGCGGCTCGCCGACTTCGCCGCGCGGCTGTGCGCGGCGCCCTCGCTGCTCAACGAGATGACGGCCGGGGAGCTGGTGCTGCGCGACCGCTACGAGGCGTTCTGGCGCGATCTGACCGATGCCCAGCGCAGCGCCTACCGCGCGGTCGTCGCGCTCCCGCCGCCGTACCGGCACGAACAGGTCGCCGACCAGGCCGAGGAGTTGCTGGAGTGCTGCCTGCTGACGCCGCCCGACGGCGAGGTCAGCGCGCACGTCGTGGTGTACGGCATGTCCGGCTTCGCGCACGCGTTCGGCCGCGGACTGCTCGGGGAGGACGGGGCGGGATCGGCGTGA